Proteins found in one Pseudochaenichthys georgianus chromosome 13, fPseGeo1.2, whole genome shotgun sequence genomic segment:
- the serpinf2b gene encoding serpin peptidase inhibitor, clade F (alpha-2 antiplasmin, pigment epithelium derived factor), member 2b, with protein sequence MDLHLTLLLICLCSQGVTKAEAAENDSIPLVPLIPLMPSHPIETVENETTAQPETANSTEENVTATTIPSISNGGSSEEEEENCLSIGRSPESKEAIAAAMQKLGVQLLQNLETTPEQPNVIISPLSISLALSQLALGAVNETEELLMHHLHEHTLPCYHQSLYNVLAYLRDSDLRIATRIFLRQGFEPKQEFVHESQRLYASEPAVLESLDQINGWVENATKGKMTDFLPALPPNVLLMLINAVHFKGEWMARFDPRFTSRGVFYLDDKNMVDVEVMEDAKHPLSLFIDNELEAQVASFPFRKSMSLLVVMPMSGQLNVSSLIAKLNISDLYSRLPKARAVQVKVPKFKLEYAQDLKDVFTKLGLGDMFSSPNLAGMADGPLLVSSVMHKSSFEINEEGAEAAAATTVVISRASNPVFHLSQPFFFALIDNLTEVPIFMGVINNPNPGAPIFQRGESASKDKVGFPIDKNQVASFGGPPK encoded by the exons ATGGACCTTCATCTGACACTCCTGTTGATCTGTCTCTGCAGCCAAGGAGTCACT aAAGCCGAGGCAGCAGAAAATGACTCAATCCCTCTGGTGCCTCTCATTCCTTTGATGCCTAGCCACCCCATAGAG ACGGTAGAAAATGAAACTACAGCCCAACCAGAAACAGCAAATAGCACAGAAGAGAATGTAACTGCAACAACCATACCTAGTATTTCCAACGGAGGCTCatcagaggaagaagaagaaaattgCCTGTCTATTGGCCGAAGCCCAGAGTCCAAGGAGGCCATTGCCGCAGCCATGCAGAAACTGGGTGTGCAGCTGCTTCAGAACCTGGAGACAACGCCAGAGCAGCCAAATGTCATCATAAGTCCTTTGAGCATATCATTAGCGCTCTcccaactggctttag GCGCAGTAAatgagacagaggagctgctgaTGCACCATCTCCATGAGCACACTCTCCCCTGCTACCACCAGTCTCTTTATAATGTCTTGGCATATCTCAGAGACAGTGACCTGCGAATTGCCACACGTATCTTCCTGCGCCAAG GGTTTGAGCCAAAGCAGGAATTTGTCCATGAATCCCAGCGGTTATATGCCTCGGAGCCAGCAGTGttggagagcctggaccagataAACGGCTGGGTAGAGAATGCAACAAAAGGAAAGATGACTGACTTCCTGCCTGCTTTGCCACCCAACGTGCTCCTCATGCTAATAAATGCCGTCCATTTCAAAG GAGAGTGGATGGCTCGATTTGACCCACGCTTTACCTCCAGAGGTGTGTTCTACCTTGACGATAAGAACATGGTTGATGTTGAAGTGATGGAAGATGCCAAACATCCCTTGAGTTTATTTATTGATAATGAATTGGAGGCCCAG GTGGCGAGTTTCCCATTCCGGAAGTCAATGAGTTTGCTGGTGGTTATGCCCATGTCCGGGCAGTTGAATGTGTCTTCACTAATCGCAAAGCTGAATATCTCTGACCTGTATAGTCGCCTGCCCAAGGCAAGGGCTGTTCAAGTTAAAGTCCCCAAATTCAAACTGGAGTATGCTCAAGACCTAAAAGATGTTTTTACCAAATTGG GCCTTGGAGACATGTTTTCCAGTCCCAATTTGGCCGGAATGGCAGACGGCCCCCTGCTGGTTTCCAGTGTGATGCATAAGTCCAGCTTTGAGATAAATGAGGAGGGTGCAGAGGCAGCCGCGGCCACAACGGTGGTGATCTCACGAGCATCAAACCCTGTTTTCCACCTCAGCCAACCTTTCTTCTTTGCACTTATAGATAATCTGACAGAAGTGCCCATTTTCATGGGTGTCATTAACAACCCAAATCCTGGAGCTCCTATCTTTCAGAGAGGAGAATCAGCAAGCAAAGATAAAGTGGGATTCCCAATTGATAAGAATCAGGTTGCCTCATTCGGAGGCCCACCTAAGTAG